The proteins below are encoded in one region of Podarcis raffonei isolate rPodRaf1 chromosome 8, rPodRaf1.pri, whole genome shotgun sequence:
- the PURB gene encoding transcriptional activator protein Pur-beta, whose protein sequence is MADGDSGSERGGSGSGSGGGGGGGGGGGGFQGHRGGGGGGGPGPEQETQELASKRLDIQNKRFYLDVKQNAKGRFLKIAEVGAGGSKSRLTLSMAVAAEFRDYLGDFIEHYAQLGPSSPEQLAQASPGGEEGDGGAGPRRALKSEFLVRENRKYYLDLKENQRGRFLRIRQTINRGPGGGGGGGGGPGFPGGPPGLQSGQTIALPAQGLIEFRDALAKLIDDYGADEDELGGGGGGGPGGGGGLYGELPEGTSITVDSKRFFFDVGCNKYGVFLRVSEVKPSYRNAITVPYKAWAKFGGAFCRYADEMRDIQERQRDKLYDRRAGPAGPGSGSGAGDDSDGDDVDDD, encoded by the coding sequence ATGGCGGATGGCGACAGCGGGAGCGAGCGAGGGGGCAGCGGGAgcggcagtggcggcggcggcggaggaggcggcggcggcggcggcttccaGGGACACCGCggcggcgggggcggcggggGCCCCGGCCCGGAGCAGGAGACGCAGGAGCTGGCCTCGAAGCGCCTGGACATCCAGAACAAGCGCTTCTACCTGGACGTGAAGCAGAACGCCAAGGGCCGCTTCCTGAAGATCGCGGAGGTGGGCGCGGGGGGCTCCAAGAGCCGCCTCACGCTCTCCATGGCGGTGGCCGCCGAGTTCCGGGACTACCTGGGCGACTTCATCGAGCACTACGCGCAGCTGGGGCCCAGCAGCCCCGAGCAGCTGGCGCAGGCCTCGCCCGGCGGGGAGGAGGGCGACGGCGGCGCGGGGCCCCGGCGGGCCCTCAAGAGCGAGTTCCTGGTGCGCGAGAACCGCAAGTACTACCTGGACCTGAAGGAGAACCAGCGCGGCCGCTTCCTGCGCATCCGCCAGACCATCAACCGCGGGCCgggcggcgggggcggcggcggcggagggccGGGCTTCCCCGGGGGCCCGCCGGGCCTGCAGAGCGGCCAGACCATCGCGCTGCCGGCGCAGGGCCTGATCGAGTTCCGCGACGCGCTGGCCAAGCTGATCGACGACTACGGCGCCGACGAGGACGagctgggcggcggcggcggcgggggcccCGGCGGCGGGGGCGGCCTGTACGGCGAGCTCCCCGAAGGCACCTCCATCACGGTGGACTCGAAGCGCTTCTTCTTCGACGTGGGCTGCAACAAGTACGGCGTCTTCCTGCGCGTCAGCGAGGTGAAGCCTTCCTACCGCAACGCCATCACGGTGCCCTACAAGGCCTGGGCCAAGTTCGGCGGCGCCTTCTGCCGCTACGCCGACGAGATGCGAGACATCCAGGAGCGCCAGCGGGACAAGCTGTACGACCGACGAGCCGGGCCGGCCGGGCCGGGGAGCGGCAGCGGAGCCGGCGACGATTCCGACGGAGACGATGTAGACGACGACTga